A window from Schistosoma haematobium chromosome 3, whole genome shotgun sequence encodes these proteins:
- a CDS encoding hypothetical protein (EggNog:ENOG410JRJ6): MTEQIPFQRTSTIKHRISRTGSIGQDHNNNNNNNNNNNTTGNMMITSGINNSGIQHQQSSIRRPSIMQKYMGEIEFTGLNQTARSSSSSSSSSSSSSSSSSSSSSSSSSSSSSSSSSSSSSSSSSSSSSSSSSSSSSSSSSSSSSSSSSSSSSSSSSSSSSSSSSSSSSSSSSSSSSSSSSSSSSSSSSSSSSSSSSSSSSSSSSSSSSSSSSSSSSSSSSSSSSSSSSSSSSSSSSSSSSSSSSSSSSSSSSSSSSSSSSSSSSSSSSSSSSSSSSSSSSSSSSSSSSSSSSSSSSSSSSSSSSSSSSSSSSSSSSSSSSSSSSSSSSSSSSSSSSSSSSSSSSSSSSSSSSSSSSSTSSSSSSSSSSSKASSSYANMGTC; encoded by the exons ATGACAGAACAAATACCATTTCAACGTACATCCACCATAAAACATCGTATTAGTAGAACTGGTTCAATTGGACaagatcataataataataataataataataataataataatacaactggTAATATGATGATAACTAGTGGAATAAATAATAGTGGAATACAACATCAACAATCTAGTATAAGAAGACCATCAATTATGCAAAAATATATGGGTGAAATTGAATTTACTGGATTAAATCAAACAGCTAGA tcatcatcatcatcatcatcatcatcatcatcatcatcatcatcatcatcatcatcatcatcatcatcatcatcatcatcatcatcatcatcatcatcatcatcatcatcatcatcatcatcatcatcatcatcatcatcatcatcatcatcatcatcatcatcatcatcatcatcatcatcatcatcatcatcatcatcatcatcatcatcatcatcatcatcatcatcatcatcatcatcatcatcatcatcatcatcatcatcatcatcatcatcatcatcatcatcatcatcatcatcatcatcatcatcatcatcatcatcatcatcatcatcatcatcatcatcatcatcatcatcatcatcatcatcatcatcatcatcatcatcatcatcatcatcatcatcatcatcatcatcatcatcatcatcatcatcatcatcatcatcatcatcatcatcatcatcatcatcatcatcatcatcatcatcatcatcatcatcatcatcatcatcatcatcatcatcatcatcatcatcatcatcatcatcatcatcatcatcatcatcatcatcatcatcatcatcatcatcatcatcatcatcatcatcatcatcatcatcatcatcatcatcatcatcatcatcatcatcatcatcatcatcatcatcatcatcatcatcatcatcatcatcatcatcatcatcatcatcatcatcatcatcatcatcatcatcatcatcatcatcatcatcatcatcatcatcatcatcatcatcatcatcatcatcatcatcatcatcatcatcatcatcatcaacatcatcatcatcatcatcatcatcatcatcatccaaagcatcatcatcTTATGCCAACAtgggaacttgttga